In Thermotomaculum hydrothermale, a single genomic region encodes these proteins:
- a CDS encoding acyl-CoA dehydrogenase family protein — protein MSYLELNIDLTEEQEVLKKEVHKFAVEVLRPAAIKLDKMTPEEVIAENSIYWDVMKKMYELGYHTVHTPDEYGGMALDPISQHIFWEELAYGSVGFAVSLGVSLFAPFMASMLADDFIVEKIIKPFASCKDASIVGCWAITEPNHGSDTLTPGMEHFRNPDVIQEVKAVKKGDRWVLNGQKSAWVSNGPIATQALLFVNIDKSMGMAGGGICICDLTQKGVQKGKPLDKLGQRELPQGEIYFEDAEVPEELMIVDPESYEVMTEIVIAEANMHMGAFFTGLAQAAYDLALQYATERKQGGRYLIEHQDIKKKLFHMFTKVETARAYSRAVMNYNLNFAPPVAKFSLSSKVYCTQAAFEVCNDAIQIFGGYGLTKEYEIEKLFRDARAGLIEDGSNDTLAISGGNMIAKEVF, from the coding sequence ATGTCATATCTTGAATTGAATATAGATTTGACAGAAGAGCAGGAGGTGTTAAAGAAAGAGGTTCACAAATTTGCTGTTGAGGTTTTAAGGCCTGCGGCTATAAAACTTGACAAAATGACACCTGAAGAGGTTATTGCAGAAAACTCAATTTACTGGGATGTAATGAAAAAAATGTATGAATTAGGCTATCACACAGTACACACCCCTGATGAATATGGGGGAATGGCGCTTGACCCGATTTCTCAGCACATTTTCTGGGAAGAATTGGCGTATGGAAGTGTTGGTTTTGCCGTTTCTTTAGGGGTAAGTTTATTTGCTCCCTTTATGGCGTCAATGCTTGCAGACGATTTTATTGTGGAAAAAATTATAAAGCCGTTTGCTTCCTGTAAAGACGCCTCAATTGTTGGATGCTGGGCAATAACAGAGCCAAATCACGGAAGCGATACCTTGACTCCGGGGATGGAGCATTTTAGAAATCCAGATGTTATTCAGGAGGTAAAGGCTGTTAAAAAGGGGGATAGGTGGGTGTTAAACGGTCAGAAGTCTGCATGGGTTTCAAATGGGCCAATTGCAACGCAGGCATTGCTATTTGTGAATATTGATAAATCAATGGGAATGGCTGGGGGAGGAATCTGTATCTGTGATTTAACCCAGAAGGGTGTTCAAAAGGGTAAGCCTCTTGACAAATTGGGGCAGAGGGAATTGCCACAGGGGGAGATTTACTTTGAAGATGCAGAAGTGCCAGAAGAGTTGATGATTGTTGACCCTGAGAGTTATGAGGTAATGACTGAGATTGTAATTGCTGAAGCCAACATGCACATGGGGGCATTTTTCACCGGCCTGGCACAGGCAGCGTACGACCTTGCGTTACAGTATGCAACAGAGAGAAAGCAGGGAGGAAGGTATCTCATAGAGCATCAGGATATTAAGAAAAAACTTTTCCACATGTTTACAAAGGTTGAAACTGCAAGGGCATACTCCCGTGCAGTTATGAATTACAATTTAAACTTTGCACCACCTGTTGCAAAGTTTAGCCTCTCTTCAAAGGTTTATTGCACCCAGGCTGCTTTTGAGGTTTGCAATGACGCTATACAGATTTTCGGAGGTTACGGCTTAACAAAAGAGTATGAGATTGAAAAGTTATTCAGGGACGCAAGGGCAGGGTTAATTGAAGATGGTTCAAACGATACCCTTGCAATAAGCGGGGGAAATATGATTGCAAAGGAGGTATTTTAG
- a CDS encoding thiolase family protein produces MLVDAYIIGSGMIKFGKYPDKTVRTMAIEAIQFALDDAGLDKKDIEYAFFSNTFWGMFSNQHSIKGEVVFRSFGIGDIPVVNVENACAGASTALHMAYLTVLSGACDVAIAVGSEKITSEDKMKSLSVYASCMDMENFKTHMKEVLMLQQTFKNLVIPHEAQNLNKGRSVFMDVYAVGARWHMDRYGSTQKQLAVIAAKNHWHSSMNPLAQYQIPMTPEMVLNDEVVVWPLTRSMCAPVGDGAAAAIVVSERFLKKHGKQRAIRICASVLGQGRDRNIDDEDLGKRLGKKAYEKAGISPEDIDVAELHDATAYGELHQSENLGFCKEGEGGIIAERGETKLGGRIPINTSGGLESRGHPIGASGLAQIHEIVLQLRGEAGKRQVENAKIGLAQNGGGNIGLEEAVMGITILEKA; encoded by the coding sequence ATTTTAGTGGACGCTTATATTATTGGAAGCGGAATGATAAAGTTTGGAAAATACCCAGATAAAACTGTAAGAACAATGGCAATTGAGGCTATTCAATTTGCTTTAGATGACGCTGGTTTAGACAAAAAGGATATTGAATACGCATTTTTTTCAAATACTTTCTGGGGGATGTTTTCAAATCAGCACTCAATTAAGGGTGAGGTTGTTTTTCGCTCTTTTGGGATAGGTGATATCCCTGTTGTGAATGTTGAAAACGCCTGTGCAGGTGCGTCAACCGCCTTACACATGGCGTATCTCACTGTCTTAAGCGGTGCATGTGATGTGGCAATTGCAGTAGGTTCTGAAAAAATCACATCAGAGGATAAAATGAAATCCCTTTCTGTCTATGCCTCATGTATGGATATGGAAAACTTTAAAACCCACATGAAAGAGGTTTTAATGCTTCAGCAGACATTTAAAAACCTTGTTATACCTCATGAGGCGCAAAACCTTAACAAAGGCCGTTCAGTTTTTATGGATGTTTACGCTGTGGGGGCAAGGTGGCACATGGATAGATACGGCTCAACTCAAAAACAACTTGCGGTTATTGCTGCAAAAAACCACTGGCATTCTTCAATGAATCCCCTTGCCCAGTATCAAATTCCTATGACTCCTGAAATGGTTTTAAACGATGAAGTTGTTGTTTGGCCTTTGACACGCTCAATGTGTGCCCCTGTTGGAGACGGGGCTGCTGCGGCAATTGTTGTTTCTGAAAGGTTTTTAAAAAAGCATGGAAAACAGAGGGCAATTAGAATTTGTGCCTCAGTTTTAGGGCAGGGAAGGGATAGAAATATAGATGACGAAGATTTAGGCAAGAGGTTGGGCAAAAAGGCGTATGAAAAAGCAGGAATTAGCCCTGAAGACATTGATGTTGCCGAACTTCACGACGCAACAGCATACGGAGAGTTGCATCAAAGCGAAAATTTAGGCTTCTGTAAGGAGGGAGAAGGTGGGATTATTGCAGAGAGGGGAGAAACAAAATTAGGGGGGAGAATCCCTATAAATACAAGCGGGGGGCTTGAATCAAGGGGGCATCCAATTGGTGCAAGCGGATTAGCGCAGATTCACGAGATTGTCTTGCAGTTAAGGGGAGAGGCAGGGAAAAGGCAGGTTGAAAATGCAAAAATTGGGCTTGCTCAAAATGGAGGAGGAAACATAGGGCTTGAAGAGGCTGTAATGGGAATAACAATTCTGGAGAAGGCGTAA
- a CDS encoding SDR family NAD(P)-dependent oxidoreductase, giving the protein MKTILITGVSSGIGRATAKLFLENNWRVVGLDISPSPSDLKDKILFFQCNVVNRGEVLKVFKALRRENIFIDALFSSAGILRMGKFEEIDLKEHIAEIDINFKGVVNCIFIFKPLLKRGSAIVNMSSLSALYGTPELAVYSATKSAVKSLTESLNIEFEKYGVYVCDVIVDYVKTPMVLNAKNIATSVRRLGVTITPEKVANTVFYAVDKGKRVHHYVGLKAKALNFLAKLFPFMSRFLARLLAFK; this is encoded by the coding sequence ATGAAAACAATTCTTATTACAGGTGTTTCTTCAGGAATTGGAAGGGCAACAGCAAAACTCTTTCTTGAAAATAACTGGAGGGTTGTGGGGCTTGATATTAGCCCCTCTCCTTCAGATTTAAAGGATAAAATTCTTTTTTTTCAATGCAATGTGGTAAATAGAGGGGAAGTTTTAAAGGTTTTTAAGGCATTAAGAAGAGAGAATATTTTTATTGACGCATTGTTTAGTTCAGCAGGGATTTTGAGGATGGGTAAGTTTGAAGAGATTGATTTGAAAGAACATATAGCGGAGATTGACATAAACTTTAAGGGAGTTGTAAATTGTATTTTTATTTTTAAGCCTTTGTTGAAGAGAGGGAGTGCTATTGTTAATATGTCTTCCCTTTCAGCATTGTATGGCACTCCTGAACTTGCTGTTTATTCTGCAACAAAGAGTGCTGTAAAGTCTTTAACTGAAAGTTTGAATATAGAGTTTGAAAAGTATGGGGTTTATGTTTGCGATGTAATTGTTGACTATGTTAAAACCCCTATGGTTTTAAATGCAAAAAATATTGCAACAAGCGTAAGAAGGTTGGGAGTAACAATTACCCCTGAAAAGGTGGCAAACACAGTTTTTTATGCTGTAGACAAAGGCAAAAGGGTTCACCATTATGTTGGATTAAAAGCAAAGGCATTAAACTTCCTTGCTAAACTTTTTCCTTTTATGTCGCGCTTTTTAGCAAGGTTGCTCGCGTTTAAGTGA
- the katG gene encoding catalase/peroxidase HPI has protein sequence MKEKNSRKRWITDWWPNRLNLKILRQDCPNSNPYGIDYNYLKEVKTLDIDAVIKDLKELMRKSQDWWPADFGHYGPLFIRLAWHSAGSYRMYDGRGGAKDGSLRFPPRINWPDNIGLDKALRLLWPIKKKYGKKLSWADLIILAGTVALEDMGVKIYGFALGREDIFEPDESPDWGPEEEMLTSERMNEGLLDKPYAATEMGLIYVNPAGPGGVPDPKASAKEIRMSFARMGMNDEDTVALIAGGHAFGKCHGAASENKLGPDPSFSPIEQQGLGWKFKHKSGKGSDTFTSGFELTWSSTPTRFGIPYLKFMFEYEWEIETSPAGKAQWVAKDAPEIIPDAHDPNKKHKPRMLTADLALRYDEEYAKIARRFLEKPEEFEKAFAKAWFKLTHRDMGPKTCYIGKYVPEETSIWQDPLPEKDFESIEEKDIKKLKEKILNSGLNISQLVYTAWSSASTFRNSDRRGGANGARIRLYPLNEWEVNHPDKLSQIISIYERIQTEFNQEQKKAGYKKRVSIADLIVLGGCGAIELAAKKAGFEVNVPFTPGRVDANQEQIEVGFYKAIEPYADGFRNYLKYPERFSEEDIYTTPEYFLVDKANLLTLTVPETVILIGGLRVLGAVYKYQKYGILTNKPETLTNDFFINLLDMGIEWKAADDYRYTFDGYDRKSGELKWKATRTDLIFGHHDELRAVSEVYASDDAKEKFVNDFIKAWDKVMNLDRFDLKIK, from the coding sequence ATGAAAGAAAAAAATTCAAGAAAGAGATGGATTACAGACTGGTGGCCTAATAGGCTAAACCTTAAAATCCTTAGACAGGATTGTCCAAATTCCAATCCATACGGCATTGATTACAACTATTTAAAAGAAGTTAAAACTCTTGATATTGATGCGGTAATAAAAGATTTAAAAGAATTAATGAGAAAATCACAGGATTGGTGGCCTGCAGATTTTGGACATTACGGACCTCTCTTTATCAGACTTGCGTGGCATAGTGCTGGAAGTTATAGAATGTATGACGGTAGAGGCGGGGCAAAAGACGGCAGTTTAAGATTCCCCCCAAGAATAAATTGGCCTGACAACATAGGGCTTGACAAAGCACTCAGATTGCTGTGGCCGATTAAGAAAAAATACGGAAAAAAGCTTTCATGGGCTGATTTAATAATTTTAGCAGGAACAGTTGCACTTGAAGACATGGGAGTCAAAATTTATGGCTTTGCATTAGGCAGGGAAGACATCTTTGAACCGGATGAGAGCCCTGATTGGGGACCTGAAGAAGAGATGCTTACTTCCGAAAGAATGAATGAAGGGTTGCTTGACAAACCCTATGCAGCAACAGAAATGGGCTTAATCTATGTTAATCCGGCGGGTCCTGGAGGAGTACCAGATCCAAAAGCATCTGCAAAAGAGATAAGAATGTCTTTTGCAAGAATGGGCATGAACGACGAAGACACTGTTGCCTTAATTGCAGGAGGGCACGCATTCGGAAAATGCCATGGTGCAGCATCCGAAAACAAACTTGGTCCCGACCCGAGTTTCTCACCAATAGAGCAGCAGGGGTTAGGCTGGAAGTTTAAACATAAAAGCGGCAAAGGCTCAGACACCTTTACTTCAGGGTTTGAATTAACATGGTCATCTACCCCTACAAGGTTCGGAATACCCTATCTTAAGTTTATGTTTGAATATGAGTGGGAAATAGAGACCAGCCCTGCGGGAAAAGCCCAGTGGGTAGCCAAGGATGCTCCTGAAATTATTCCAGATGCACATGACCCAAACAAAAAACACAAACCAAGAATGCTCACTGCCGACCTTGCTTTAAGGTATGACGAAGAATATGCAAAAATAGCCAGAAGGTTTCTTGAAAAACCGGAAGAGTTTGAAAAGGCTTTTGCTAAAGCATGGTTCAAATTAACCCACAGGGATATGGGACCTAAAACATGCTACATAGGAAAATATGTTCCCGAAGAAACCTCTATCTGGCAGGACCCTCTTCCTGAAAAAGATTTTGAATCCATCGAGGAAAAAGATATAAAAAAATTAAAAGAAAAAATCCTGAATTCAGGGTTAAACATTTCTCAACTTGTTTATACCGCATGGTCTTCAGCATCTACTTTTAGAAACTCTGATAGAAGAGGCGGGGCAAACGGAGCAAGAATCAGGCTTTATCCTTTAAATGAATGGGAAGTAAATCACCCTGACAAATTGTCACAAATTATTTCTATTTACGAAAGAATTCAAACAGAATTTAATCAAGAACAAAAGAAAGCTGGATACAAAAAAAGGGTATCAATAGCAGATTTAATAGTTTTAGGCGGGTGCGGCGCAATAGAATTAGCAGCCAAAAAAGCGGGCTTTGAAGTTAATGTTCCCTTCACCCCTGGCAGGGTTGACGCCAATCAGGAACAGATAGAAGTAGGATTTTACAAGGCCATTGAGCCGTACGCAGACGGGTTTAGAAATTATCTAAAATATCCGGAGAGGTTTTCCGAAGAAGATATTTACACAACACCTGAGTACTTCTTAGTAGACAAGGCAAATCTTTTAACTTTGACAGTCCCGGAAACCGTGATTTTAATAGGCGGGTTAAGGGTTTTAGGAGCTGTTTACAAATACCAAAAATACGGGATTTTAACCAATAAACCTGAAACTCTCACTAACGACTTCTTTATCAATTTGCTTGATATGGGAATTGAATGGAAAGCAGCTGACGATTACCGTTACACATTTGACGGCTATGATAGAAAAAGCGGGGAATTAAAGTGGAAAGCAACAAGGACAGACCTGATTTTCGGACACCACGACGAATTAAGGGCTGTATCGGAAGTCTATGCATCTGACGACGCAAAAGAAAAATTTGTTAATGACTTTATTAAAGCATGGGACAAGGTTATGAATCTTGACAGATTTGATTTAAAAATAAAATAA
- a CDS encoding UDP-glucose dehydrogenase family protein, producing MKVCVIGTGYVGLVAGACFADSGNTVICVDIDKEKIEKLKKGIIPIYEPGLQEIVLKNVEKERLFFTTEIKEGVEKSDIIFIAVGTPEGEDGSADLSYVLQAARDIAKHMNGYKIIVNKSTVPVGTAEKVRKEVEKITNHPFDVVSNPEFLKEGAAVQDFLKPDRIVIGTNSEKARKIMVDLYSPFVRKKERIILMDNVSAELTKYAANSMLATRISFMNDLANLAEKVGADIEKVRIGIGTDSRIGLAFLFPGVGYGGSCFPKDVKAILKTGEEYGHKLSIIDAVERLNKEQRKIMVDRVTNFFKGDIKGKTFAIWGLSFKPNTDDMREAPAIDIIKGLVEKGAKIQAYDPVAMENAKKVFSRLGINEEITYCPKQYGALQDADALIVVTEWMEFRKPDFELIKKLMAGNTIFDGRNIYKPEQMKELGFNYFSIGRKPVIQG from the coding sequence ATGAAAGTTTGTGTAATTGGAACAGGCTATGTAGGCCTTGTTGCGGGAGCATGCTTTGCCGACAGCGGAAATACTGTAATCTGCGTTGATATAGATAAAGAAAAGATAGAAAAGCTTAAAAAGGGGATAATTCCAATTTACGAACCTGGATTACAGGAAATTGTTTTAAAAAATGTTGAAAAGGAGAGGCTTTTCTTTACCACTGAAATAAAAGAGGGAGTTGAAAAAAGCGATATTATCTTTATTGCAGTGGGAACACCTGAGGGAGAGGACGGTTCGGCAGATTTATCCTATGTATTGCAGGCAGCAAGGGATATTGCAAAACACATGAACGGTTATAAAATAATTGTAAACAAATCAACAGTGCCTGTTGGAACTGCTGAAAAGGTGAGAAAAGAGGTTGAAAAGATAACAAATCACCCATTTGATGTTGTCTCAAACCCTGAATTTTTAAAAGAAGGTGCCGCTGTTCAGGACTTTCTTAAACCAGACAGGATTGTAATAGGCACAAACAGCGAAAAGGCAAGAAAGATAATGGTTGATTTATACTCACCATTTGTCAGGAAGAAAGAGAGAATTATTCTAATGGACAATGTTAGTGCAGAATTGACAAAGTATGCTGCAAACTCAATGCTTGCAACAAGAATTTCCTTTATGAACGACCTTGCAAACTTAGCTGAAAAGGTTGGCGCAGACATTGAAAAGGTAAGAATTGGAATAGGCACAGATTCAAGAATAGGGCTTGCATTCCTCTTTCCGGGGGTTGGTTACGGCGGCTCCTGCTTTCCAAAGGATGTAAAAGCTATCTTAAAAACTGGGGAAGAGTACGGGCACAAATTAAGCATTATTGATGCTGTTGAAAGGCTAAATAAAGAGCAGAGAAAAATAATGGTTGACAGGGTAACAAACTTTTTCAAAGGGGATATCAAAGGCAAAACATTTGCAATCTGGGGATTGTCATTTAAACCAAACACAGACGATATGAGGGAAGCACCTGCAATTGACATTATAAAAGGCCTTGTTGAAAAGGGGGCAAAGATTCAGGCTTACGACCCTGTTGCAATGGAGAATGCAAAAAAGGTGTTTTCAAGGCTTGGAATAAACGAAGAAATCACCTATTGTCCTAAACAATACGGAGCATTACAGGACGCAGACGCATTGATTGTTGTTACAGAGTGGATGGAGTTTAGAAAACCAGATTTTGAGTTAATAAAGAAACTAATGGCAGGAAATACAATATTTGACGGGAGGAACATCTACAAGCCTGAACAAATGAAAGAATTAGGCTTTAACTACTTCTCAATAGGAAGAAAGCCTGTAATTCAAGGTTAA
- a CDS encoding BamA/OMP85 family outer membrane protein has translation MKKIVVLAFFIFFNLHAQIVKKIDFNQPSLLPLVPINKGEKISPSLIKQTIVNLYKTGLFYNVIVKTEEEKDGVIVKIEAIPAKYFGEIKTKGKIGIKKRRLKKFYSEFYPLGKVFRQEELENFVQKLKEKIKELGYPDVKIDYKITEKDNIVYPEIHIESGKPLIVASIKTNNKKLYKKFIKIKEKDIYNKELFLHGIKKLKFYLRKNHYLNSNIAFKEHIVNHNVYLEVNIDKGTKFEIKSKNLNIETDRIEGTCAFLKSGKINDSTIKLTEKNLYFQALKEGYCNPQIKVEINKKYLFCEIENPTKKKIEKIKIESDIPLKLTKKILNFNKLTKSDIYSELSEQLVKKGYLKPSIKFDYNEIDKTLIVKVYQGKRYKIGKITWNSDIPIPEKLKSMLIKENEIFVKEKIFNTLSILKSYLNGEGYFDPQVNIKIEKPSNEKIPVNIIINAGEKIFLKDIVILGSQKIKREHILKFASFKQGALICKSCMEDFKNRLEFTGLFNKVELNLVKQKDNQAVLLVKVKENRLYSFSYAIGINSDEGLRFTAKIKKRYLFNTFLTGTTIFRISSKRRQGYFTISGEKHFLSSVYFTLEDKDDYKFSRFGFSLSYRGDIFSRLRFVESIEFTKNNLTNVRVPFEEIEKELQPDYTIGFRSNLLYDRRNDILFPTKGYFIRANLFPAYSLTDDEFFFKANIKTGFYFKNLEFITNIGKIFTKNGYQVPIPQRFFTGGSTNLRISSFEKAGPQFSTGVSKGGHFLFVFSGEYKYHIKNIYYLSIFADIGNVWEDSSDFSFSSCIKDAGIGLTVKTPVGPIKIQLAHNLDKDTFPSNYKIVFSLGTTF, from the coding sequence ATGAAAAAAATAGTTGTTTTAGCATTTTTCATATTCTTTAACCTTCACGCGCAAATTGTTAAAAAGATAGATTTTAACCAGCCTTCCCTTCTCCCACTTGTGCCAATAAACAAGGGAGAAAAGATTTCCCCGTCACTAATAAAACAAACAATAGTAAACCTATACAAAACAGGGCTGTTTTACAATGTCATTGTTAAAACAGAGGAAGAAAAAGACGGTGTGATTGTAAAAATTGAAGCAATCCCTGCAAAGTACTTTGGAGAAATAAAGACAAAAGGAAAAATTGGAATTAAAAAGAGAAGATTAAAAAAATTTTACAGTGAATTTTACCCGTTAGGAAAGGTATTCAGACAGGAAGAACTTGAAAACTTTGTTCAAAAACTAAAAGAAAAGATTAAGGAATTAGGTTACCCTGATGTAAAAATAGACTATAAAATAACAGAAAAAGACAATATTGTTTACCCAGAAATACATATTGAAAGCGGCAAACCTTTAATAGTCGCATCTATTAAAACAAACAATAAAAAACTTTATAAAAAATTCATAAAAATAAAGGAAAAAGATATATATAACAAAGAATTGTTCCTTCACGGAATAAAAAAATTAAAATTTTATTTAAGAAAAAATCATTATTTAAACTCAAATATCGCTTTTAAAGAACATATAGTAAATCACAATGTTTATCTTGAGGTAAATATTGACAAAGGAACCAAATTTGAAATTAAATCAAAAAATCTAAATATAGAGACAGATAGAATTGAAGGAACCTGTGCTTTTTTAAAAAGCGGAAAAATAAATGATTCCACAATAAAACTTACCGAAAAAAACCTGTATTTTCAGGCATTAAAAGAAGGCTATTGCAACCCCCAAATAAAGGTTGAAATTAATAAAAAATATCTGTTTTGCGAAATAGAAAACCCGACAAAGAAAAAAATTGAAAAGATAAAAATAGAATCGGATATCCCTTTAAAACTTACAAAAAAAATCTTAAATTTCAATAAATTAACAAAAAGCGATATTTACTCCGAGTTAAGCGAACAACTTGTAAAAAAAGGATACCTTAAACCTTCTATAAAATTTGACTACAATGAAATAGACAAAACATTAATTGTAAAGGTTTACCAGGGGAAAAGGTATAAAATAGGCAAAATTACCTGGAATTCTGATATACCAATCCCTGAAAAATTAAAATCAATGTTAATCAAAGAGAATGAAATATTTGTAAAAGAAAAAATTTTTAATACGCTTTCAATTTTAAAATCATACCTGAACGGAGAGGGCTACTTTGACCCTCAGGTCAACATAAAAATTGAAAAACCATCTAATGAGAAAATACCTGTAAATATCATAATTAATGCTGGTGAAAAAATTTTTCTAAAAGACATTGTTATCCTTGGAAGCCAAAAAATAAAAAGAGAGCATATTCTTAAATTTGCATCATTCAAACAGGGTGCTTTAATCTGCAAATCATGTATGGAAGATTTCAAAAACAGGCTTGAGTTTACAGGTTTGTTTAACAAGGTTGAATTAAATCTTGTTAAACAAAAAGACAATCAGGCTGTCTTGCTTGTAAAAGTAAAAGAAAACAGGCTTTATTCATTCTCCTATGCAATTGGAATTAATTCAGATGAAGGGTTGCGTTTCACCGCAAAAATAAAGAAAAGATACCTTTTTAACACCTTCCTTACAGGAACAACAATTTTTAGAATTTCCTCAAAGAGAAGGCAGGGATATTTTACAATAAGCGGGGAAAAGCATTTTCTTTCTTCTGTTTACTTCACACTTGAAGACAAAGACGATTACAAGTTTTCAAGGTTTGGTTTTTCATTAAGTTACAGAGGAGACATTTTTTCAAGGTTAAGGTTTGTTGAATCAATTGAATTTACAAAAAACAATTTAACAAATGTAAGAGTTCCATTTGAAGAAATAGAAAAAGAGTTGCAGCCTGATTACACAATAGGATTTAGAAGCAACTTACTCTATGATAGGAGAAACGATATTCTTTTCCCGACAAAAGGATATTTTATCAGGGCAAACCTTTTCCCTGCATACTCATTAACTGACGATGAATTCTTTTTCAAAGCAAACATAAAAACAGGATTTTACTTTAAAAACCTTGAATTTATAACAAATATAGGCAAAATATTCACTAAAAACGGCTATCAGGTGCCTATCCCACAGAGATTTTTTACAGGTGGGTCAACCAATTTAAGGATATCCTCATTTGAAAAAGCCGGGCCTCAATTTTCAACAGGCGTCTCAAAGGGTGGGCACTTCCTCTTTGTATTCAGCGGAGAATATAAATACCACATTAAAAATATATACTACCTATCTATCTTTGCAGACATTGGAAATGTGTGGGAAGATTCATCTGACTTCTCATTTTCTTCCTGCATAAAGGATGCAGGCATAGGGTTGACAGTCAAAACACCTGTTGGACCTATTAAAATACAACTTGCTCACAACCTTGACAAAGATACATTTCCATCAAATTACAAAATTGTATTCTCCCTTGGAACAACCTTCTAA
- a CDS encoding thioredoxin family protein produces the protein MLKKYGALLFILLLLTSCSNIERVKWREFSNALLEQEESDKPIMFFFYSTSCMYCKMMEKSTLNNREISEIINKNFIPIKLNVDNKLPLGKDLPSPSQLAATFRVKGVPAIFFVNKEHKIIKTVTGFQPVFLFKKHLNEALSLSKEE, from the coding sequence GTGCTAAAAAAATATGGAGCACTACTTTTTATCCTTCTACTCCTCACATCCTGCTCAAATATCGAAAGGGTTAAGTGGCGAGAATTCTCAAATGCTCTGTTAGAACAGGAAGAGTCAGATAAGCCTATAATGTTTTTCTTTTATTCAACATCATGTATGTACTGCAAAATGATGGAAAAATCCACTTTAAACAACAGAGAAATTTCCGAAATAATAAATAAAAACTTTATTCCGATTAAATTAAATGTTGATAACAAACTCCCGTTAGGGAAGGATTTGCCATCCCCCTCTCAACTTGCTGCCACATTCAGGGTAAAGGGAGTGCCTGCAATTTTCTTTGTAAACAAGGAGCATAAAATAATAAAAACAGTAACAGGTTTCCAGCCTGTTTTTCTCTTTAAAAAACATTTAAATGAGGCTTTATCTCTAAGTAAAGAAGAATAG